The DNA sequence ggatggctccgacccgataggttcgggtcgacccgcccatcactagtatgttgctgtttaatgaaaatacaaaacccatttaatttaatttaatttgataattcaattattcaaaattcatCGTTTTTTTGCAGACATGGATTGAAAAAAAGTCGATCGTGAAGAAAAAGCACGgctacaataaaaaagaaatgcaGAAAACCGGAGGTGGAAAGCCGACATTTAATACACTAAGCGAATTAGAAGAGCGTATTGCAGGTATCACAAACGTGCGAGAGATATCTGCCATATTCGACGATAGCATATGCGTTGGAATCAAGCAATCCTCTGCAGACAAACGCTACGAGTTGAATCAACCGGGGCCATCACATCATTGCAAGGCTGTAGAACAGCAGGAACCATCGCACCTTAGCCATACTACCGATCGGCCGGGACCATCACACTATTCACAGACCACAGAACATCCGGAACCATCGCACCAAACTCATACTACTGATCAACCAGGACTACCACACTCTTCACAGTCCACAGACCACTCGGAACCATTACACCATACTATGAACCAAGCAGAACCACCTCAACCTATGGATATCATAGAACTGCCGGAACCAATACAATTCATACATAATACAGAACAGCCGGGATCATCGCACAATAGCAACAATATGAATCAACAGCCATCCGATAGGACCAAAAAAAGCCACAAAACTGCCACAACTAAACAAGCTGATTTTCAAAAAAGGGTACTACAGCAAAATGATGAGATGAACAAACATCTTGGCGAAATTTCCACCAACTTAAAAATATTAGCAGAGGGAACTTTGGGCTTTTTTTGAAGAAATgctaaaaataatgaaagatAAAAACTAATATaataaatcacaaaaaaaattgtgcgCTGAATTCTTTTTATTCTGGGTAGCTTAATTGAGGTTCAACGTTATTCATTAAATTCGTCGGTAATACCATGCATGATGAGAAGGTTGTGTAACATGCAACAAACGTTTATGATACGAACACATTTGTTCGGTGCATAATGTAGTAGCCTTTCACCATTCAAGCAGCGAAATCGTGCTTTGAGCAAACCAAACGTTCTTTCAATGATGGAACGTGCTTTGGCATGCTGTTCATTGAACAACGAATCTGGACTATTTGGCTCTGCATTTCTGCGCGGCTTGATAAGCCAAGGTTTCGAAGGATAAGCTGAGTCTCCTAGAATATATTAGAAAGCGtaaaatgtaaagaaaaactTAAAATTTGACATAAAAATGTAACATGTGAATAGCCCAACCCAAGAGTTTAAACATTCGGTCTCCATTTCtccatttttcttcaaaatatgAAGAAATCGGACTGGAATTATAAATGTAAGAATCGTGATCTGAGCCACCAAACCTCGCGTCTACAAAACGGATTATTTGCCTGTGGTCACATATCTGGAAGATAAGTTTCATATAATTTTATCGCTGTTAAATTATTGCATATCACATATCTACCATCAAAGCGTTAAGACTATAAAATCCCTTTCTATTGAAATAATAGATTGAGTTGTCGTGAGGCGCAACGATTCTTATATGGGTTCCATCGATGCACATTACTACACCAGGAACAGGTAATTTCGAGTAAAAGTATCTTCTGGCATCTGCTCTCTCGTCTTCTGTTAGATCCATGGTAATTGCGTATGTTAGTTCACGTTCCAGAACTGTTAAGGTTTGATCTAACGTTTCTGAAAAAGTAG is a window from the Anopheles merus strain MAF chromosome X, AmerM5.1, whole genome shotgun sequence genome containing:
- the LOC121590585 gene encoding uncharacterized protein LOC121590585; this encodes MERNPEQAKGAGSNPTGFWKMVALELNSLGPAVKEGAAWKRTWIEKKSIVKKKHGYNKKEMQKTGGGKPTFNTLSELEERIAGITNVREISAIFDDSICVGIKQSSADKRYELNQPGPSHHCKAVEQQEPSHLSHTTDRPGPSHYSQTTEHPEPSHQTHTTDQPGLPHSSQSTDHSEPLHHTMNQAEPPQPMDIIELPEPIQFIHNTEQPGSSHNSNNMNQQPSDRTKKSHKTATTKQADFQKRVLQQNDEMNKHLGEISTNLKILAEGTLGFF
- the LOC121590593 gene encoding putative nuclease HARBI1 encodes the protein MCIDGTHIRIVAPHDNSIYYFNRKGFYSLNALMICDHRQIIRFVDARFGGSDHDSYIYNSSPISSYFEEKWRNGDRMFKLLGDSAYPSKPWLIKPRRNAEPNSPDSLFNEQHAKARSIIERTFGLLKARFRCLNGERLLHYAPNKCVRIINVCCMLHNLLIMHGITDEFNE